From the Marinobacter sp. es.048 genome, the window ACTGAAAACTGGGAGTTATCATGGAAACTGTAGTTGGAATGACCGCTATTGCCGTTGCACTGCTGATTGGCCTGGGTGCCCTGGGTACTGCGATTGGCTTTGGTATCCTCGGTGGCAAGTTCCTGGAAGGCGCTGCGCGTCAGCCGGAAATGACCCCGATGCTGCAGGTAAAAATGT encodes:
- the atpE gene encoding F0F1 ATP synthase subunit C, producing METVVGMTAIAVALLIGLGALGTAIGFGILGGKFLEGAARQPEMTPMLQVKMFIVAGLLDAVTMIGVGIALFFTFANPFVGQIAG